Below is a genomic region from Tepidiforma bonchosmolovskayae.
CCGGCTGCCGTGGTCCGCGGCCTGCCGTGGGAGCGGGATGACCAGGCCACGATGCAGCTCATCATCCGCGAATCCGAGCGCGACCTCTTCCGCTGACTCCTCCGTTGCCGCGGCGGCCGGGCTACAGTCCGACCACGAGGCTGGCCGTGTACCCGCGAGCCCGGTCGCCCGACATCTCTGCCAGCTGCAGCTGCCATCCGTCCCGGAAGATCCCGTCGGTCTGCAGCGAAACCCGGGACAGGTTCTGCCGGCTCTGCTCGTAGCCACTGGTCCCATACACGTCTTCGCAAACTTCTCCGGGGAAGGCGAGCTGCGATGTCGCAATCTTGTTCGCAGCCGACGTCGCCTTCTCCAGTCCGGGATAGACCTCGAAGTGGATATGCGGCCAGCGGCCGGGATAGCAGCCCGGAAAGATCGTCTGGAACGTCACGACGCCGGCCGGATCGGACGCCTGCACCCCGCGAAGGTAACTCTCGTTCGGCAGCGAATACATCGAATACCGCCCCTCCCGGTCGCAGTGCCACAGGTACACCGCGTACCCGGCCAGCGGACGGCAGCCGTCTCTTGTGTCGACGAGCGTGAGTCTGACAAGAAGCGGCACCCCCTGCGCCTGCGTCGTCGATATCCCAAGACTTGACCGGATGTCCTTCCGGACGATGCCGCTCTCCGTTAGAACGTTGGGGCCATTCGCGCCATTCCCCGGGAATGGCCCCGCCGTCTCCTGCGGGATTGTTCCATTGCACGCCGAGGCCGGCGTTGCTGCCTCTGTTGGGATGGGGGAAATCGCACTGGTTGGTCCTGCAGGCGGGGCTGTTTCCGTAGCATCCGTGACCGCTGCCGGGACGCTCCCGCCCGATGTCGGCTGCCGGTTGCCGGGCTCCCCGGCGCGGTCACCATCGCTGCATCCGACGAGCGCAAACGCCGCGACGCCTCCAAACAGCCTCAGCGTATTTCGCCGGCTGAGCTGCGCCTGCAGGGTCGCGAGGTCGAACTGCAGCCCGCGGTTGTTGATGTCGTTGTCTTCGTGGCGGTGCTCGGGGATGCGTGAAACGCGGTACCGCATTGCGGGGAGCTCCTTCCCTGGCAGTTGGTGCCGAAAACGTTTTCGGCACTGCCTATCTCCGCATACATGGAGCCATAAGCCGGTAAAGGTCGTCAGCTTACTGCTGGACCGGCCGTGGCCGCATCGTCTCCACCACCTGACCGGCCCGCTGCAGCTGCCGCGGGTTCAGCGTGACCAGCCGGTCGCCCAGCGTCTCCGCGACGGCAAAGTACAGCGCATCGCTCCCGCGCAGCTGGTGTTCGGCCGCGAGCGCCGCCGCCCGGTCGGCCAGCGGCAATGCGACCGGCAGGAACTCGAAGAGCGGCGAGGCCCGCAGCTGCTGCTCCACCTCCCGGGCGAGGTGTTTGTCCCCGGTCCCGGCGGCAATCGCCGCCGAAACCTCCGCCAGTGCAATGACCGGCGCCCGGAGCGGTTCCCCCTCCGCCAGCGCCTCGCGCAGCCACGCAACCGTCGTCTCGTGCTGTCGGTCCCGTGCGTTGAAGAGCGAGACGAAGACGCTCGCGTCGAGCGTTGCCATCAGCGTTCCCCCCCGGAGCCGGGGAGCGTCGGCATCGTCAGCCACGCAGCGCCGACCGCGGCAGCCAGCCGCTCGATCGCCGCAATCTCAGCCTGGGCCTCGCCCCGCTCAACGCCCGCAATATCACGCTCCGAGAACGGCCGCAGCGTTGCCACCGGGCTGCCGTTGACGGTGATCACGTACACGACCCGCTCCTCCCGCACGGCGCGGACCACCTGGGTCGCTTCGTTCTTGAGCTGCCGGACGCCAATCGTGCGAATCGTCATCGCCGTTCGTGGCCACATGGTGGCCACCCAAACGGTGCCAGTCAAGCGCCCCTGACGCTGCCTCCGCGCGCTGGTACTATCGGCTCGTGGAGACCGCGACGGTCCGGGTCAAACTCCTCCGCGACGGCGCGCGCGTCCCCACCCGCGCTACTGAACTCGCTTCCGGGTTCGATCTCTCAGCCTGCATCACCGGTCCCGTTTCCATCGGCAACCGCCCCGTGCTGGTGCCAACCGGTATCGCCCTCGAAATCCCGCCCGGCGTCGATGCCCAGGTCCGGCCGCGCAGCGGCCTCGCCCGCAACGGCGTCCTTTGCACCTTCGGCACCATCGATGCCGACTACCGCGGCGAACTGCTGGTGACGATGTACACGATCGCCCCCGGCATCGAGCACGTCGTCCAGCCCGGCGACCGGATCGCTCAGCTCGTCTTCACCTGGCTCGCGCCAGCCCGATTCGAACTCGCCGATGACCTGGCGCCGACGGCCCGCGGCGTCAGCGGCCATGGGAGCACCGGCCGGTGAGCTATCTCTACATCATCCTCGGGGCTGTCATCGGGGCACCGCTCCGCTACCTCGTCGGGAGCCAGTTCAAACCCGGGCCCTGGGGAAACTTCCCGCTCGGCACCTTTGTCGTGAACGTGACCGGCTGCTTCATCATCGGGCTCCTGCTCGAGTTCTTCGCCGAGCGCGGCTCGCTCTCCCGCGAAGCGCGCCTCTTCCTTGTCACCGGCTTCCTCGGCAGCTATACCACCTTCTCGGCCTTCGGCTGGGAGACCTACGACCTCGTGAAGGTCTCAGAGCCGCTGACCGCCGCCGCCTACGCCGGTCTCTCGCTCGGGGTTGGGATTCTCGCAGTGTGGGCCGGGGCGGCCGTCGCCCGGGCGATCAGCTGAGGCGCTGCCGGGCTGGAACGTAGCCGTCGGAGAAGTATCCTGATTTGGTTACCTCCACCGGGGTTCTCTCACCATGTCCTACGAACTCGATACGCTCGTGCCCAACGCGGCGCCCGTCGAGCGCCCTGAATTCAACAGCGGCGACACTGTCCGCGTCCACGCCAAGGTCATCGAAGGCAACCGGGAGCGGATCCAGGTCTTCGAAGGCGTGGTCATCCGCAAGCGCAATAAGGGGCTCTCGTCCAACTTCACCGTCCGCAAAATCGCGGCCGGCCAGGTCGGCGTCGAGCGCACGTTCCCCCTCTACAGCCCGCGCGTCGACAAGATCGAAGTGGTGCGCCGCGGCAAGGTGCGCCGCAAGAACCTCTACTACCTCCGCGGCCTCACCGGGAAAGCCGCCCGCATCAAAGAGAAGCGCTAGCCCTCCCGCAGCAGCACGCGAACGCGGCCCGGGCAATCTGGCCCGGGCCGCGCGGTGTCTGCCGGTAGCGCGGCGCCGCCCGGCAGTTGAGGGTCAGTCGCCGAATGCGCCGGGAACCGGCACCGGCCCGCCGGGAGCAGCCTCGCGCCCCGGTTCGCCGGGAGGCCCCCCGGTAACGGTCCGGCGCAGCGGCAGCTCCGGCATCAGGAACGCCAGCACTGCACAGAGGATCGCCGCTGCGACTGCCCCCCAGTAGATGTGCCGGACCGCGATGACGACGCCTTCGCCCTGTGCCGTCCGCGTGCGGTCGAGCAGGTTGTCGCCGTCCGGCATCGCCCGGATCGCCTGCTCGATGCGCGCGTAGACCGCCCCGTTCAGGCGGATCGTCGGGTCATCCAGCTGCTGAACGAGCGCCGGGCCCAGCGTGGCCTTCTCCTCCGCCGTCAGCCGGTCCGAAAACTCTGCGTGGTACGTGTTCGCGAGGATCGCCCCGAAGACCGCGATGCCGAGCACACTCCCAATCTGGCGGAAGAACTGGCTCGACGAACTCGCCACGCCGATGTACTGGTAGCTCACCGCGTTCTGCACCACCAGCGACATCGTCGGCAGCACCAGCCCGAAACCAAGGCCGAGCACGACCATCGTCGCGCTGATCTGCCACAGCTGAGTGTCGAGGCTCACCTGCGTGAGCCGGCCGAGCGCTGCAGCGATCAGCACCGTACCGAAGAATGTCTGCCACTTGTACTTGCCCGTCCGGGCGATCAGCTGCCCGCCAATGACGCTGGTGACCAGCACCCCGAGGCTCTGCGGCGTGGTGATCACCCCCGACGCCGTTGCCGATGCCCCGAGCGCGGTCTGGACATAAATACCGAGGAACTGGAACGCCCCGAACACGCCGAACCCGAACGTGAACACCACCAGGTTCGACAGCACGAACACCCGGTTGCGGAACAGGTGGAGCGGGAGCGTCGGCTCGGGGTGCCGCAGCTCCTGCAGCACGAACAGCACCAGCAGCACTGCTGAGCCGCCCAGCAGACCGATGATCTGCGGCGAATCCCACGCGTACTTGTCGCCCGCCCAGACCAGCGCGAGGAGCGTCATGACCGAGGCCGCCGAGAGCAGCCCCGCGCCGAGGAAATCGAGCTTCGGCGAACCGCTGCGGACTTTCGCCGGCAGGTTCAGCCAGATGGCCGGGATAGCGACCAGCCCGACCGGGATGTTGATGTAGAACACCCATCGCCAGCTGAACGTGTCCGTCAGGAACCCGCCGAAGGTCGGCCCAACGACGCTCGCCAGGCTGAACACCCCGGTGAACAGCCCGATGTACTTGCCGCGCTCTGCCGGCGCGAACAGGTCGCCCATCGTCGCGAACACCGAGGCGAAAATCATGCCCCCGCCGAGCCCCTGCAGCGCACGCATCCAGATCAGCACCGGCATGTTCGGGGCTGCGCCGCAGGCCGCGGAAGCAACCATAAACAGGAACACCCCGCCGATGAGGAACAGCTTCCGCCCGTAGATGTCGCCCAGCTTGCCGACAAGCGGGATCACTACCGTCGAAGTCAGCATGTAGCTCGTGAACAGCCACGAGAGGAGCGTGAACCCGCCGAGGTCGGCCAGGATGCGGGGCGTGGCGGTCGAGACCACCGTCTGGTCCAGCGCTCCAATGAAGAGCGAGACCATCAGACTCCCGAGCAGGAGCCACTTCTGCCGCGGGTTGAGCCGCTCCGCCAGCGGCTGCTGGGCTGCGGGTGCGGGCATCTGTCTCCCTCCTACGCTCACGTCAGCGTGAAGCGTTCACCCGAGCGTACATAGTTCGCGCTGACCAAACAATTGGGGAAGTCGCTGCCCCGGGTCAGCACCACGCGAGCCGGGCCCGCTCGCCGTCGAACCAGGCGACGGCCGCCTGCCCGAACTCCCGCGCCAGCGCCAGCACCTCGTCCAGCGGCGCATCCCAGACCGCGAACGACGGCTCCCGGTGGGTACCGTCAGGCGAGCGGCCCTCGGCTGCGCTCCAGGTCCATCCGCGCCGCGCAATCGCCGACCTCAGCGCTGCATTCCGCGCCTCGTTCACCTCCAGCGGCGGCCGTTCGTGGCCGGGGTTCCACGCCGTGATGATGGCGAACGGCCCGGGAGCCCCCGGCACGCCCTCGCCGATGCGGAATGTCACCCGGCCGCCCGGCAGCTCAACGTCGTACACCGCCGAGCCGTACACCGCTTCCAGCTCCGGGTCTGGCGCCCGGCCGGTAGAATCCCCGGTCATGGAAACGCCCCTGCACTTCGATTCACGCGGTCCCATCGGCATTCTCACCCTGAACCGGCCCGAGCGCCTCAACGCCATCGACCACGCCATGCTCCGCGCCCTCCGCGCCTTCTTCGACGCGCGTCACCGCGACTACGGCACGCGCGTCATCGTCATCACCGGCGCCGGGCGCGGCTTCTGTGCCGGCCTCGACTTGAAGGCGGGCCCCGAGCAGGGCCCCTGGCAGCCCGGCGTCGGCCCTGTCCAGGATTCCCTGGCCTTCCAGGAAGACATCGCCGACCTCATGGTCAAGATGCGCGACTGCCCCCAGGCGCTGATCGCTGCAGTCAACGGCCCCGCCACGGGCGGCGGCCTCTCCATCGCCCTCGCGAGCGACATGCGCATCGGGACCGCGAACGCGCGGTTCGCCTGCTCCTACCTCAACCTCGGCCTCGGGGGAGCCGATGTCGGCTCCTCGTACTTCCTGCCGAAAATCGTCGGCATGGCCCACGCGGCCGACATGCTCTACTCCGGCCGCATCGTCGAGGCCCAGGAGGCGCTCGAAATGGGCCTCATCACCCGCATCGTCGAGCCCGACGACCTCATCCCCGCTGCCCTCGCCATCGCCGACGGGATTGTCCGCCGCGCAAGCCCGCTCGGCCTCCGCCTCACCAAGCAGGTCCTCAACGAAACCGTCAACGGCATCAGCCTGCAAACGGCGCTCAAGCTCGAAAACCGGAACCAGATCCTCGCCAGCCAGACCCAGGACGCCCGCGAGGCCCGGCAGGCCTGGTTCGAAAAGCGCGACCCCGCCTGGCGCGACGCCTGACGTCCGCGCCTGGGAGCGGCGAGGCCCCGGTTGTCCCGGGGCCTCGCATCCGAAATGCCGATCGATACCGCCATCCACCGCGCGGGCGCCGCCGCATGGTGGTTCTGGCTGGGGATGGAGGATTCGAACCCCCACATACAGATCCAGAGTCTGCTGTCCTACCCTTAGACGAATCCCCAGCGCGGCCTCCAGATTACCAACCCGTGCGCTCCTGCGCCAAGGTTTCGGCCTATCCGAGCCGTGCGCGCGCCGCCCGCAGCCGCGCCAGCGCCCGCTCCCGCCCGAGAATCGCAAGCGAATCGAACAGCGGAATGCCGGTCGGCCGCCCCATCACCGCGACGTACAGCACCGGGATGAACTTCCGCAGTTTCATCCCGAGCGGCTCCTCCAGCTCGCGAAGCGCCGCCTCGATCGCCGGCGTTGCCCAGTCGTGGTCGCTGATGGCATCGAGCCGGACGAGCGCTTCGTCCAGCACCCGCACCGCCGTCGCCGCATCGCCCACCCGGTCAGTGAGGAGAGCGAGGTCGTACTCCGGCGCATCGTACGTGAACAGGAAGGCGACCATGCCCGCAATCTCGTCCAGCCGGGTCACCCGCTCGCGCAGCAGCGGCGCCGCTGCGCGGATCACCGCCGGGTCGAGCGGCCGCGGAATCGATGGCGGCAGGCCCCGGTCGGCCCACTCTCCCACCAGCGCAACCCAGCGCTCCTCGTCCATCGCCCGGATGTAATGCCCGTTCAGGTAGTTCAGCCGCTCGATATCGAACACGGCCGGGTTCGGCACCACCCGCGCAAGGTCGAAGTGCCGCTTCAGCTCCTCAATGCCTAGGATGGTCGTGTGGTCATCCAGCGACCAGCCGAGCAGCGCGAGGAAATTGACCATCGCCTCCGGCAGATAGCCGTGGTCGCGGTAATCCAGCAGAGCGGTGTCGCCCGAGCGTTTGCTCAGCTTTTTGTGGTCCGGGCCGAGGATGAGCGGCAGATGCGCCCACGCCGGCGGCGTCCAGCCAAGCGCTTCGTACAGCTGGATGTGTTTCGGCGCGCTCGAAATCCACTCGTCCCCGCGGATGCAGTGGCTGATCTCCATCGCCGTGTCGTCGACGACGACCGCGAGGTGGTAGGTCGGAAAGCCGTCCGACTTCAGGATGACGAAGTCGTCCTGGAGCGCGTTCTCGAACACGACCTCGCCCCGGATGACGTCCTCCAGGACGGTGACTCCCTCCCGCCGCATCGCAAACCGGACCACGTGCGGCTCCTTCGCCGCCCGCTCGGCCGCCTCCGCTTTCGGGATGCTGCGGCACAGCCCGTCGTAGCCGGGAGGCTGTTTTGCCGCGGCCTGTGCCGCCCGCAACGCATCAAGCCGCTCGGGCGTGCAGAAGCACGGGTAGGCCCGGCCCAGCTCGATCAGCCGGTCTGCCGCCTGCCGGTAGAGGCCGAGCCGCTGCGACTGGAAGTACGGCCCGTGCGGGCCGCCGATGTCGGGTCCCTCGTCCCAGTCGATGCCGAGCCAGCGCAGGCTCTCCATGATCGCCTCAACTGCGCCCTCAACGTACCGGTTGCGGTCCGTGTCTTCGATCCGCAGCAGGAACTTCCCCCCGCGCGACCGGGCGTACGCCCAGCTGAAGAGTGCCGAGCGGATATTGCCGATGTGCGGAT
It encodes:
- the dut gene encoding dUTP diphosphatase, with amino-acid sequence METATVRVKLLRDGARVPTRATELASGFDLSACITGPVSIGNRPVLVPTGIALEIPPGVDAQVRPRSGLARNGVLCTFGTIDADYRGELLVTMYTIAPGIEHVVQPGDRIAQLVFTWLAPARFELADDLAPTARGVSGHGSTGR
- the gltX gene encoding glutamate--tRNA ligase, with amino-acid sequence MTDRPVRTRYAPSPTGNPHIGNIRSALFSWAYARSRGGKFLLRIEDTDRNRYVEGAVEAIMESLRWLGIDWDEGPDIGGPHGPYFQSQRLGLYRQAADRLIELGRAYPCFCTPERLDALRAAQAAAKQPPGYDGLCRSIPKAEAAERAAKEPHVVRFAMRREGVTVLEDVIRGEVVFENALQDDFVILKSDGFPTYHLAVVVDDTAMEISHCIRGDEWISSAPKHIQLYEALGWTPPAWAHLPLILGPDHKKLSKRSGDTALLDYRDHGYLPEAMVNFLALLGWSLDDHTTILGIEELKRHFDLARVVPNPAVFDIERLNYLNGHYIRAMDEERWVALVGEWADRGLPPSIPRPLDPAVIRAAAPLLRERVTRLDEIAGMVAFLFTYDAPEYDLALLTDRVGDAATAVRVLDEALVRLDAISDHDWATPAIEAALRELEEPLGMKLRKFIPVLYVAVMGRPTGIPLFDSLAILGRERALARLRAARARLG
- a CDS encoding MDR family MFS transporter codes for the protein MPAPAAQQPLAERLNPRQKWLLLGSLMVSLFIGALDQTVVSTATPRILADLGGFTLLSWLFTSYMLTSTVVIPLVGKLGDIYGRKLFLIGGVFLFMVASAACGAAPNMPVLIWMRALQGLGGGMIFASVFATMGDLFAPAERGKYIGLFTGVFSLASVVGPTFGGFLTDTFSWRWVFYINIPVGLVAIPAIWLNLPAKVRSGSPKLDFLGAGLLSAASVMTLLALVWAGDKYAWDSPQIIGLLGGSAVLLVLFVLQELRHPEPTLPLHLFRNRVFVLSNLVVFTFGFGVFGAFQFLGIYVQTALGASATASGVITTPQSLGVLVTSVIGGQLIARTGKYKWQTFFGTVLIAAALGRLTQVSLDTQLWQISATMVVLGLGFGLVLPTMSLVVQNAVSYQYIGVASSSSQFFRQIGSVLGIAVFGAILANTYHAEFSDRLTAEEKATLGPALVQQLDDPTIRLNGAVYARIEQAIRAMPDGDNLLDRTRTAQGEGVVIAVRHIYWGAVAAAILCAVLAFLMPELPLRRTVTGGPPGEPGREAAPGGPVPVPGAFGD
- the crcB gene encoding fluoride efflux transporter CrcB; translated protein: MSYLYIILGAVIGAPLRYLVGSQFKPGPWGNFPLGTFVVNVTGCFIIGLLLEFFAERGSLSREARLFLVTGFLGSYTTFSAFGWETYDLVKVSEPLTAAAYAGLSLGVGILAVWAGAAVARAIS
- a CDS encoding intradiol ring-cleavage dioxygenase — translated: MRYRVSRIPEHRHEDNDINNRGLQFDLATLQAQLSRRNTLRLFGGVAAFALVGCSDGDRAGEPGNRQPTSGGSVPAAVTDATETAPPAGPTSAISPIPTEAATPASACNGTIPQETAGPFPGNGANGPNVLTESGIVRKDIRSSLGISTTQAQGVPLLVRLTLVDTRDGCRPLAGYAVYLWHCDREGRYSMYSLPNESYLRGVQASDPAGVVTFQTIFPGCYPGRWPHIHFEVYPGLEKATSAANKIATSQLAFPGEVCEDVYGTSGYEQSRQNLSRVSLQTDGIFRDGWQLQLAEMSGDRARGYTASLVVGL
- a CDS encoding DUF3293 domain-containing protein, which encodes MTGDSTGRAPDPELEAVYGSAVYDVELPGGRVTFRIGEGVPGAPGPFAIITAWNPGHERPPLEVNEARNAALRSAIARRGWTWSAAEGRSPDGTHREPSFAVWDAPLDEVLALAREFGQAAVAWFDGERARLAWC
- a CDS encoding enoyl-CoA hydratase/isomerase family protein: METPLHFDSRGPIGILTLNRPERLNAIDHAMLRALRAFFDARHRDYGTRVIVITGAGRGFCAGLDLKAGPEQGPWQPGVGPVQDSLAFQEDIADLMVKMRDCPQALIAAVNGPATGGGLSIALASDMRIGTANARFACSYLNLGLGGADVGSSYFLPKIVGMAHAADMLYSGRIVEAQEALEMGLITRIVEPDDLIPAALAIADGIVRRASPLGLRLTKQVLNETVNGISLQTALKLENRNQILASQTQDAREARQAWFEKRDPAWRDA
- the rplS gene encoding 50S ribosomal protein L19, with the protein product MSYELDTLVPNAAPVERPEFNSGDTVRVHAKVIEGNRERIQVFEGVVIRKRNKGLSSNFTVRKIAAGQVGVERTFPLYSPRVDKIEVVRRGKVRRKNLYYLRGLTGKAARIKEKR
- a CDS encoding type II toxin-antitoxin system Phd/YefM family antitoxin — its product is MWPRTAMTIRTIGVRQLKNEATQVVRAVREERVVYVITVNGSPVATLRPFSERDIAGVERGEAQAEIAAIERLAAAVGAAWLTMPTLPGSGGER
- a CDS encoding type II toxin-antitoxin system VapC family toxin; translated protein: MATLDASVFVSLFNARDRQHETTVAWLREALAEGEPLRAPVIALAEVSAAIAAGTGDKHLAREVEQQLRASPLFEFLPVALPLADRAAALAAEHQLRGSDALYFAVAETLGDRLVTLNPRQLQRAGQVVETMRPRPVQQ